One genomic region from Magallana gigas chromosome 3, xbMagGiga1.1, whole genome shotgun sequence encodes:
- the LOC136273895 gene encoding histone H3 yields the protein MARTKQTARKSTGGKAPRKQLATKAARKSAPATGGVKKPHRYRPGTVALREIRRYQKSTELLIRKLPFQRLVREIAQDFKTDLRFQSSAVMALQEASEAYLVGLFEDTNLCAIHAKRVTIMPKDIQLARRIRGERA from the coding sequence ATGGCTCGTACAAAGCAGACTGCAAGAAAATCTACCGGAGGAAAGGCTCCACGTAAACAACTGGCTACCAAGGCCGCCCGTAAGAGCGCCCCAGCCACTGGTGGAGTCAAGAAACCCCACAGATACAGGCCCGGAACCGTCGCTCTCCGTGAGATCAGGAGATACCAGAAAAGCACAGAGTTGCTCATCAGGAAATTGCCCTTCCAGCGTCTGGTCCGTGAGATTGCTCAGGACTTCAAGACTGATCTGCGATTCCAGAGCTCCGCCGTCATGGCTCTCCAGGAAGCCAGCGAAGCTTACCTTGTTGGACTCTTTGAGGACACCAACTTGTGCGCTATCCACGCCAAGAGAGTCACCATCATGCCCAAAGACATCCAGCTTGCCAGACGTATCCGTGGCGAGAGAGCTTAA
- the LOC136273916 gene encoding histone H4: MSGRGKGGKGLGKGGAKRHRKVLRDNIQGITKPAIRRLARRGGVKRISGLIYEETRGVLKVFLENVIRDAVTYTEHAKRKTVTAMDVVYALKRQGRTLYGFGG, from the coding sequence ATGTCTGGACGTGGTAAAGGAGGAAAAGGACTTGGAAAGGGGGGCGCCAAGCGTCACAGGAAAGTCTTGAGAGATAACATCCAGGGTATCACCAAGCCCGCCATCCGTCGTCTTGCACGCAGAGGTGGAGTCAAACGTATCTCCGGACTCATCTACGAGGAGACCCGTGGTGTCCTGAAGGTGTTCCTTGAGAACGTCATCCGTGACGCTGTCACATACACAGAGCACGCCAAGAGGAAGACCGTCACAGCCATGGACGTTGTCTACGCTCTGAAGAGACAGGGACGTACCCTCTACGGATTCGGTGGTTAG